The stretch of DNA TGGAAAGTACGGCGAGCACGAAGCAATATCTGGTTGACAGAAGCATGTTTCCCAATGTTTTAGCCGGGTTGAACTAGGCGAATTTTAGGATTCAGCACGTAGTCACGCACCATCGCCTACTCACGTATACGACGATAGTTGCTACCATATGTGCGGAATACGCGGGTACCGCAGTAACTCGCCCATGCGCATCGGTCTCCGACTGGGTCGATAACATAGACGCAAGGGCAGGGACAAACGTGAACAAAGAGGCTATGAGGTAGGCAATAGAGCATTTGAGTATATTTGTGGCCCATGTGGGAGGAATCCAACTATATCTATGTCCTTCAACAGAGGTCAACAGATGCATGAAACTAAGTAACAAGTAAGACATACCTTCCAAAGTGgaagccttcttctctacAATGGACCTTGTCTCAGTAATAGGTTGTCTCGGTGATAGGAAAtctgaaggaaatgaggcTTCCAACAGGGGTGTAGCAGAAGTCAGCCTTTCAATGGGTTCCGGCGATTGTAATGGTAGTACAGCAGCACGAGGcgtgccttcttcttcttgagaaTCATCTCGGGATACAGAAAGAATATGATCACCTCCGGCCTCCAGTTGAGTAGGAGACAATGATAACCGATCAACTATAGAAATGCGATCGCTTGTgtggcttcttccttcaggtATACTCAAGGCGTCTGCAGACAGGTCCGAGGATATGAAAAGTGACCGTACGCTCCGAGCGCTAGGAGTTGCTAACGAAGACGATCGGCTATTTGTTGTTGCCTTGTCTTCAATCTGATCTTCATCCACGTCACTTCCAGTTATGTCTTGAAGAGATTGCCAGTTGTCGAGATCTTCGTGCCGATTCGGTGTCTTCAAAGAAAAGCTGCCCACTGTTTTAACGCTAGCGCTACGGAACTTGCCGTCGCGACGACGAGCTGAGCCACTGTCAAGCGGCTTGTTCCTCCAGTGTGATGGGCCTGCAGGACTACTATAGCTgtaaggaagagaaaagtaCGACGACGGTACCCGCCGGACTGTGTCGTCTGACGGTTCTTGCTCTCTCTGCGGTGTAGGGCGACGGGGAGTTGAGACTGATGCTGAAAGGAGCGGCGCGGGTGGTATGGCAATTGGTGGTTGTCTTCTATCCTGCATTGGATGAATTCACTCCGTATGACGAGGGCTAGCGGCCAAGGATGGCAAAATGTTTCAAGATCCAAAATAATCAGATCTTCGTCATATATAGATGAATCGTTGCGCGGAAGACAGCTATCCGGAATCAAAAATCGAGGCGTTTGCTGGACAATGGAGCCCCGCCAGTCGtaacaacaacaaaccCAACGAATCACCGAAATTTATTACCCTACTACTAGTGCCGACTCCTCTTGCTGCCAGATACCGTAATATACATAGCGCACGCAGCTCACAGTTATACAAGCACTACACCTACTGTCAAAACACCATGGGAAAAGCAAGCAGTGGAGACGGGAACAACTCTGGGAAAAGGACAGCTCAGAAACACAAGTTCTACAAGTTTGGCGCAGGAGGCGGGGACAAAGGAAACGGCAATGGCGGAGAAAAGGGCAACCAGGATGATCAATCAaatgaagggaaagaacATCCAAAAGTATTTCCGTTGGATAAGTATAGAGAGAAGCCCCTTGTGCGTCTTGTATTCTAATGGAGTCTAATGGAGTCTCATCGGGGAGAAGCTGATTGAACACCGGCGATGATCAGCCAGAAAAGCTCTCATTACCAGGCATACTTATATCTACCACAAAGGATAAGGAAAAAGCAGCAGAGTTGGAGATAATCAAACACCTCGAGAAGATAGCAGACGAGCTTTACCACGAGTCCTCTGAAGGACAAGAGGACTCACACGATGGCAATCTGGATTTCGAAGAGATGCTGAAAAGGGATTTGGAATCCATGAAAGACCAAAGCACAAAGTCTCAAAGATTCAGTAGGTGGTCACATAATGATGTCTACTTATGTGTCGCTGACTATGACATCAAGGATTGTGCAGCAGGGAGGGTTTCTGCTGTGAGTTAGTAATGTAAATTAGTAGGCAGCATACGGCACTAACGTCTATTAGTGATATATGTCATTGTTTTACCTCCACTACAACCCCATCGACTCGTTGAATATATCCTCGAACACGCAGCATCAACAGGAAAGTGTCCCCTGAGGTATGTgatttcttcatccctgCCCTTTGCCGCTAACGTTTGTCCCTATGTCTTCCCACAGGCACTGTAAGAGACTGATACCCATACCGGCAACAGCTAGGGCAACTTTACGCCAACTGAGTGAAGTGACTGCCTCAGTTGTCAAATCGGGCTTTGAATCTCCAGATGGACAAGCTTTCAAGGTACGACACTAGCCATCCTTCATCCCGGACTTTTTGCTTATAAAAGGTTTAGTTCGCAGTCAACGCAAATTCCCGTAGCTCAGACAAGCttgagaggatggaaatgATCCGGGCAGTCGCTGAGCAAGTTGCAATGCTAGGCGGAGGACATACAGTGGACTTGAAGAATGCCGATAAGACAATCTTGGTTGAAGTGTATAAGGTGGATGTTTATTCGAAGAGATCTCAAGGGTTATGCTGATCTGTAACGCAGAACAACTTGGGAGTGACTGTTTTGAACGATTACGAAAAGTATAAAAAGGTTTGTCCTGTCAAATATAGTGGAAGAACAGATTGCTGACTTGCCAACTTAGTACAACCCTGGAGCAGTAGCCGCGCAAG from Cryptococcus neoformans var. neoformans B-3501A chromosome 7, whole genome shotgun sequence encodes:
- a CDS encoding hypothetical protein (HMMPfam hit to THUMP, THUMP domain, score: 49.0, E(): 1.3e-11) codes for the protein MGKASSGDGNNSGKRTAQKHKFYKFGAGGGDKGNGNGGEKGNQDDQSNEGKEHPKVFPLDKYREKPLPEKLSLPGILISTTKDKEKAAELEIIKHLEKIADELYHESSEGQEDSHDGNLDFEEMLKRDLESMKDQSTKSQRFRLCSREGFCLIYVIVLPPLQPHRLVEYILEHAASTGKCPLRHCKRLIPIPATARATLRQLSEVTASVVKSGFESPDGQAFKFAVNANSRSSDKLERMEMIRAVAEQVAMLGGGHTVDLKNADKTILVEVYKNNLGVTVLNDYEKYKKYNPGAVAAQAAQKQATSTPSSGRSVLPLTRSHSAEQDTVVKPMPNNENRRRRAASIAESHTSPRSQSYKRIKVVEEGETEKTEEDIEAGELVEDEDTVLGDDFEEIIEQGRIVRFRKDGN